The Takifugu rubripes chromosome 7, fTakRub1.2, whole genome shotgun sequence genome has a segment encoding these proteins:
- the LOC101066992 gene encoding trypsin-2 — translation MRSLVFLLLIGAAFATEDDKIVGGYECTPYSQPHQVSLNSGYHFCGGSLVNENWVVSAAHCYKSRVEVRLGEHNIRANEGTEQFISSSRVIRHPNYSSYNIDNDIMLIKLSKPATLNQYVQPVALPSSCAAAGTMCKVSGWGNTMSSTADRNKLQCLNIPILSDRDCENSYPGMITDAMFCAGYLEGGKDSCQGDSGGPVVCNNELQGVVSWGYGCAERDHPGVYAKVCLFNDWLESTMASY, via the exons ATGAGGTCTCTGGTCTTTCTTCTGCTCATCGGAGCTGCTT TTGCCACGGAGGACGACAAGATCGTCGGAGGGTATGAGTGCACGCCCTACTCCCAGCCTCACCAGGTGTCTCTGAACTCTGGGTACCACTTCTGCGGAGGCTCCCTGGTCAATGAGAACTGGGTGGTGTCTGCAGCTCACTGCTACAAGTC ACGTGTTGAAGTGCGTCTTGGCGAGCACAACATCAGGGCCAACGAGGGCACGGAGCagttcatctcctcctctcgtGTCATCCGCCACCCAAACTACAGCTCCTACAACATTGACAACGACATCATGCTGATCAAGCTGAGCAAGCCTGCCACCCTCAACCAGTACGTGCAGCCCGTGGCTCTGCCCTCCAGCTGTGCCGCCGCCGGCACCATGTGCAAAGTCTCTGGCTGGGGCAACACCATGAGCTCCA ctgctgacaggaaCAAGCTGCAGTGCCTGAACATCCCCATCCTGTCCGACAGGGACTGTGAGAACTCCTACCCAGGCATGATCACTGATGCCATGTTCTGCGCTGGTTACCTGGAGGGAGGCAAGGACTCTTGCCAG GGTGACTCTGGCGGCCCCGTCGTGTGCAACAATGAGCTGCAGGGGGTTGTGTCCTGGGGCTATGGATGTGCTGAGAGGGACCACCCTGGTGTCTATGCCAAG GTCTGCCTCTTCAATGACTGGCTGGAGTCCACCATGGCCAGCTACTAG